ACTTGCCTTTTAGCTCGCCTCAATGCACCTTTTATGCGCATGATAAGCAGTAGCTGATGAGATTTGCTGAGGGCGAGCTTGATATTTGTGAGCCTTTTGGTATTGGGGTGATTTTTGAAGGTGAAAAGCCACTTCGTTTAGAAAATTTAGAGCTTAGCCAGGAGTGCTAATCGCGGATAAATTTTTGCTTTTAAATGGTGAGATAAATTTGGTTGCTGTTTTAGGTTTTTAGCCCAAAACAGCAAAAATTTGCACTTATGCGTTGCAGCAGCAATAATCACTTGGATCTTTTTCTTTTGTTATCCTAGCTCTTAAGTCGTGACGGATGATCTCTATCGACCAGAACCATATCATGTGGCCGACAAATTCAGATACATGCTCGTACCAAGGAAGTGTCCAAAGTGGTGGAGTAAGCCCCAAAATAGGTAGTGTGATCACGTGAACAGCGATATTTACGATAACGCCAACTAGTAAGCCTTGCCATATTGTAATCTTTGGAAATTTCTCAGCCAAAACACAATAAGCAACCGCAAAAACGATCGAAAATAATATATGCGTCATCATTACGTAGTTAAATGCATGCCCTGCAAACTCGTAAATAGCGGCATTTGGATCGGCTACGCCCAAATAATCCCTTAAAAATACATAAGGCGGATTTAAGAAATTTCTAGAGCAATCGATTGCATCGGCTGCTCTAATGGCACTCTCTGGTCCGCAAGCAGCGTTAAACATATCCATCGGACTTCTTGGAGGAAGCGGAAATTCTGCTCCCCATTTGACAAAAGCTGAGACAATGCCAGCGATAAGGCCGATTAACGCAGCCAGAGCAAATCTAGGTTTTGTTACTAAATTTGACATTTAAACTCCTTCTTTAAATTTGCAAAATCTTATTGCAATTTACTTTATGATAAGATTAATCATTATTAAAAATATAAAAATATTTAAAAATCT
The Campylobacter concisus DNA segment above includes these coding regions:
- a CDS encoding YagU family protein, which codes for MSNLVTKPRFALAALIGLIAGIVSAFVKWGAEFPLPPRSPMDMFNAACGPESAIRAADAIDCSRNFLNPPYVFLRDYLGVADPNAAIYEFAGHAFNYVMMTHILFSIVFAVAYCVLAEKFPKITIWQGLLVGVIVNIAVHVITLPILGLTPPLWTLPWYEHVSEFVGHMIWFWSIEIIRHDLRARITKEKDPSDYCCCNA